From the Pseudomonas sp. VD-NE ins genome, the window GCCCCTTGCGCTGCATTTTGCGCCAGATCGAATAGATGTGTTTGGCCCGGCCGCTGATGTCGGCATCGACGCCGGTGGCCTGCAATTCATCCTTGAGCTGGGTCATCACATCGGCGATGAAACGCTCACGGTCCAGCCGTCGCTCATGGAGCAACTTGGCGATCTGCTTGTATTGATCCGGCTCGAGATAACGGAAGGACAAGTCCTCCAGTTCCCATTTGATATGACCGATGCCGAGGCGGTGCGCGAGCGGCGCATAGATGTCGAAAACTTCGCGGGCGACGCGGTTACGCTTTTCGTCGTCAGCGGTTTTCACTGCACGAATGGCGCAGGTCCGTTCGGCCAGTTTGATCAGCGCGACGCGAACGTCGTCGACCATGGCGACGAGCATCTTGCGCAGGTTTTCCACCTGCCCTTGCGTGCCCATGACCATCGACTGACGCGGGCTGAGACTGGCACTGATGGCGGCCATGCGCTGCACACCGTCGATCAGCTTGGCCACCACCGGACCGAAGCGCTGGCCGATGGCCGCGAGTTCGATCTGGCCCTCGCGTACGCCGCGATACAGGACCGCCGCGACCAGCGAATCCTGATCGAGCTTGAGGTCGGCGAGAATCTCGGCGATTTCCAGGCCCGTACTGAAACTGCCGGAGCCTTCGGCCCACAGATTCTTCTTGGCATTGGACTGTTGTTCGGCCTCGCGAGCGAACTCGCAGGCTTCCTTCAAGGCTTCGCGATCCAGTGCCAGATCGACACTGACCGCGTGATCGAGCCAAGCCTCGAGATTGATACTGCCGTCAGTGTTGATCGGCTGGTGTGCTCTCACCTGTACCATCTTGCTTTACCTTCCCTACGACGCAGATTCAATGCGTCAAATCGCTGATCCTTGTTGCCCGTTCGCGCTCGCGGGGCTAAAGCGAGCGCTGTGCGGACAGATCAGACGGATTCAGACGAGCCATCCTGGCTCGCTTCAAATAACGCCATGGCCTCGACATGTGCCGTCTGAGGAAACATATCGAGAATCCCGGCACGTTTTAACCGGTAGCCCTGCTTGATCAATTCGACCGTGTCGCGCGCCAGAGTTGCAGGGTTGCACGACACATACACCAACCGTTTGGCACCCAGGGTCGCCAACTTGCGAACCACCTCGAAAGCACCGTCACGCGGTGGGTCCAAGAGTACCGCAGAAAAGCCGTTTCCGATCCACTGGGCATCGGTCAAAGGCTGGGATAAATCGGCTTGAAAAAACTTTGTGTTATGCAAATTGTTACTAGCCGCGTTGGCTTCCGCGCGATCGACCATCGTCTGCACGCCTTCCACCGCAACGACTTCGCGCACGGTTTTGGCCAGTGGCAAGGCGAAGTTGCCCAAGCCGCAGAACAGATCCAGCACACGCTCGTCGCTGCCGGGTTTCAGCCAGTCCAGCGCTTGCGCGACCATGGCTTCGTTGACGCCGGCATTGACCTGAATGAAGTCACCCGGTCGGTACGCCAGATCCAGATCCCACTGCTCCAGGCGATAACCCAGCGACTGGGTGGCATCGACCGGTTGCGGCTCGCCTTCGCCATGCAGCCACAATTGCGCTTCATGGAACTGGCAGAATTCTTTGAGAATCGTCAGGTCCGCTTCGGACAACGGCGCCATATGCCGCAGCAACACCGCCAGAGACGAGCCGCTGAACAACTCGACATGCCCCAGCGCCTGCGGTTTGCTCAAACGACGGAGCATCTCCGGCAAACGGGTCATGATCGGTTGCAAGGGCTGTACCAGCACCGGGCATTCGCTGATGGCGACAATGTCCTGGCTGCCAGCGGCACGGAAACCCACTTCGAGTTTCTTCGCTTTCATGTCCCAGCGCACGGCGATGCGGGCGCGACGGCGATAGCCGAATTCGGGACCGGTCAGCGGCGCTGCCCACTCTTCAGGTTCGACACCGGCGACACGCGACAATTGCTCGGCGAGCATGCGCTGTTTCAGGGCAAGCTGTTCGCCGTGGGGCAAATGCTGGACGCTGCAACCGCCGCAACGGCCGGCGTGCTGACACGGTGCCGGGCGACGCAATTCGCTGGCCTTGAACACGCGCTCGGTGCG encodes:
- the rlmD gene encoding 23S rRNA (uracil(1939)-C(5))-methyltransferase RlmD; the protein is MAKHERGLRFQPTGGSKAVQIPTGKKQRLSIERLANDGRGIAFFEGKTWFVLGALAGEEVEARVLGAHGKVVEARTERVFKASELRRPAPCQHAGRCGGCSVQHLPHGEQLALKQRMLAEQLSRVAGVEPEEWAAPLTGPEFGYRRRARIAVRWDMKAKKLEVGFRAAGSQDIVAISECPVLVQPLQPIMTRLPEMLRRLSKPQALGHVELFSGSSLAVLLRHMAPLSEADLTILKEFCQFHEAQLWLHGEGEPQPVDATQSLGYRLEQWDLDLAYRPGDFIQVNAGVNEAMVAQALDWLKPGSDERVLDLFCGLGNFALPLAKTVREVVAVEGVQTMVDRAEANAASNNLHNTKFFQADLSQPLTDAQWIGNGFSAVLLDPPRDGAFEVVRKLATLGAKRLVYVSCNPATLARDTVELIKQGYRLKRAGILDMFPQTAHVEAMALFEASQDGSSESV